One region of Passer domesticus isolate bPasDom1 chromosome 19, bPasDom1.hap1, whole genome shotgun sequence genomic DNA includes:
- the LOC135283621 gene encoding eosinophil peroxidase-like isoform X1, whose protein sequence is MKAETFLGLLVILSLFQASVSSSYDVPLELSDTSLLSSVAEARQLVDAAYKRTRERIKKNLQNNALTPAELLRYFKQPVGGTRVAVRAADYLQTTLSLLKEKLQWAVRGDFNITDLLTPAQVEVIFKATGCDQQDKKINCPSSSYRTITGECNNRRNPSLGASNRALARWLPAEYEDGVSVPRGWTEGKRFSGFPLPLVRQVSNEIVRFPPEQLRMDQQRSLMFMQWGQFIDHDLDFSPETPARVPFGGGTDCDTSCAKKPPCFPIQIPPNDPRITNRRDCLPFFRSAAACARGRVVREQINALTSFLDGSVVYGSEVAVAERLRDRSSQRGLLAVNHNFTDRGRAYMPFGPMRKEPCLKASGAARIPCFLAGDTRASEMLELACMHTLFVREHNRLAGKLRRLNPHWNDERLYQEARKILGAMIQIITYRDYLPLLLGCRFHRLIPRYRGYNESVDSRISNVFTLAFRFAHASVPPTVGRLDEYYRPITPEIQLRTSFFAVWRIIQEGGIDPYLRSLMANQAKLMTQQQMVVGELRDRLFEQVERIGFDLAALNMQRSRDHGLPGYNSWRKFCGLSQPSGVKSLGRVLRNRNLARKFLKLYGTPKNIDIWIGALAEPFVTGGRVGPLMACLIGTQFRNIRDGDRFWWQNPGVFTPRQRCSLAKISLSRIICDNTHITKVSRNIFQANRYPHGFVSCSQIPKLDLRPWKSKSTEEQEKDSGDFKC, encoded by the exons ATGAAGGCAGAAACCTTCCTGGGGTTGCTGGTGATCCTCAGCCTGTTCCAGGCATCTGTGTCCTCTTCCTACG aTGTGCCGCTGGAGCTGTCGGACACGTCCCTGCTGAGCAGCGTGGCCGAGGCCCGGCAGCTGGTGGATGCCGCCTACAAGCGCACACGGGAGCG CATAAAGAAGAACCTGCAGAACAATGCCTTGACCCCAGCAGAACTCCTGAGGTATTTCAAGCAGCCAGTGGGGGGGACACGAGTGGCTGTCCGGGCAGCAGATTATCTGCAGaccaccctgagcctgctcaaAGAGAAGCTGCAATGGGCTGTGAGGGGGGACTTCAACATCACAG ACTTGCTGACTCCAGCTCAGGTGGAGGTGATTTTCAAGGCCACTGGATGTGACCAGCaggataagaaaataaattgtcCATCTTCTAGCTACAGAACCATTACTGGAGAGTGCAACAACAG GAGGAATCCATCCCTAGGAGCTTCCAACAGAGCCCTGGCCAGGTGGCTGCCAGCAGAGTATGAGGATGGTGTGTCCGTGCCCCGTGGGTGGACAGAAGGAAAGCGTTTCTCTGGATTTCCCCTTCCACTG GTCCGACAAGTGTCCAACGAGATCGTCCGCTTCCCCCCGGAGCAGCTGCGGATGGACCAGCAGAGATCCCTCATGTTCATGCAGTGGGGCCAGTTTATTGACCACGACCTGGATTTCAGCCCAGAAACCCCAGCCAGAGTCCCCTTTGGTGGTGGAACAGACTGTGACACCAGCTGTGCCAAGAAGCCTCCCTGCTTTCCCATCCAG ATCCCACCCAACGACCCCCGAATCACCAACAGGAGGGATTGCCTCCCTTTCTTCCGCTCAGCTGCCGCCTGCGCGCGGGGCAGGGTGGTGCGGGAGCAGATCAACGCGCTGACCTCGTTCCTGGACGGCAGCGTCGTGTACGGCAGCGAGGTGGCCGTGGCCGAGCGGCTGCGGGACcggagcagccagaggggccTCCTGGCTGTCAACCACAACTTCACGGACAGGGGCAGGGCGTACATGCCTTTTGGTCCAATGAGGAAGGAGCCCTGCCTCAAGGCCAGCGGGGCAGCTCGAATCCCTTGTTTTCTTGCAG GTGACACCCGTGCCAGTGAGATGCTGGAGCTGGCCTGCATGCACACACTCTTTGTGCGGGAGCACAACCGCCTGGCTGGAAAGCTGAGGCGCCTCAATCCTCACTGGAATGATGAGAGGCTCTACCAGGAGGCACGAAAGATCCTGGGAGCCATGATCCAG ATCATAACCTACAGGGACTACCTGCCTCTCCTGTTGGGATGCAGGTTCCACAGGCTCATTCCTCGCTACCGGGGCTACAACGAGTCTGTGGATTCTCGGATATCCAATGTCTTCACCTTGGCTTTTCGCTTTGCTCATGCCTCAGTCCCTCCAACCGTTGGCCGCTTAGATGAATATTACAGACCCATaactcctgaaattcagctcaGAACCTCCTTCTTTGCTGTCTGGAGAATCATTCAAGAAG GTGGGATTGATCCCTATCTCCGGAGCCTCATGGCCAACCAGGCCAAGCTGATGACGCAGCAGCAAATGGTGGTGGGGGAGCTCCGGGACCGGCTCTTTGAGCAGGTTGAAAGGATTGGGTTTGATTTAGCTGCACTCAACATGCAGCGCAGCCGAGATCATGGCCTTCCAG GTTACAACTCCTGGAGAAAATTCTGTGGGCTCTCGCAGCCCTCTGGAGTGAAGTCACTTGGGCGTGTGTTGAGGAATCGGAACCTGGCAAGGAAATTCCTGAAGCTCTATGGGACACCGAAGAATATTGACATCTGGATtggggcccttgcagagcccttTGTGACAGGAGGCCGAGTGGGGCCTCTCATGGCCTGTCTCATTGGCACCCAGTTCAGGAACATTCGTGATGGAGACAG gTTTTGGTGGCAGAACCCTGGGGTTTTCACTCCTCGCCAGCGCTGTTCACTGGCCAAAATCTCCTTGTCACGAATAATATGTGACAATACCCACATCACTAAAGTATCAAGGAATATCTTCCAGGCTAACAGATACCCCCATGGCTTTGTGAGCTGCAGTCAGATCCCAAAGCTGGACCTCAGACCCTGGAAGTCAAAGAGCACCGAGGAGCAAG AAAAAGATTCTGGTGACTTTAAATGCTGA
- the LOC135283621 gene encoding eosinophil peroxidase-like isoform X2, giving the protein MKAETFLGLLVILSLFQASVSSSYDLLTPAQVEVIFKATGCDQQDKKINCPSSSYRTITGECNNRRNPSLGASNRALARWLPAEYEDGVSVPRGWTEGKRFSGFPLPLVRQVSNEIVRFPPEQLRMDQQRSLMFMQWGQFIDHDLDFSPETPARVPFGGGTDCDTSCAKKPPCFPIQIPPNDPRITNRRDCLPFFRSAAACARGRVVREQINALTSFLDGSVVYGSEVAVAERLRDRSSQRGLLAVNHNFTDRGRAYMPFGPMRKEPCLKASGAARIPCFLAGDTRASEMLELACMHTLFVREHNRLAGKLRRLNPHWNDERLYQEARKILGAMIQIITYRDYLPLLLGCRFHRLIPRYRGYNESVDSRISNVFTLAFRFAHASVPPTVGRLDEYYRPITPEIQLRTSFFAVWRIIQEGGIDPYLRSLMANQAKLMTQQQMVVGELRDRLFEQVERIGFDLAALNMQRSRDHGLPGYNSWRKFCGLSQPSGVKSLGRVLRNRNLARKFLKLYGTPKNIDIWIGALAEPFVTGGRVGPLMACLIGTQFRNIRDGDRFWWQNPGVFTPRQRCSLAKISLSRIICDNTHITKVSRNIFQANRYPHGFVSCSQIPKLDLRPWKSKSTEEQEKDSGDFKC; this is encoded by the exons ATGAAGGCAGAAACCTTCCTGGGGTTGCTGGTGATCCTCAGCCTGTTCCAGGCATCTGTGTCCTCTTCCTACG ACTTGCTGACTCCAGCTCAGGTGGAGGTGATTTTCAAGGCCACTGGATGTGACCAGCaggataagaaaataaattgtcCATCTTCTAGCTACAGAACCATTACTGGAGAGTGCAACAACAG GAGGAATCCATCCCTAGGAGCTTCCAACAGAGCCCTGGCCAGGTGGCTGCCAGCAGAGTATGAGGATGGTGTGTCCGTGCCCCGTGGGTGGACAGAAGGAAAGCGTTTCTCTGGATTTCCCCTTCCACTG GTCCGACAAGTGTCCAACGAGATCGTCCGCTTCCCCCCGGAGCAGCTGCGGATGGACCAGCAGAGATCCCTCATGTTCATGCAGTGGGGCCAGTTTATTGACCACGACCTGGATTTCAGCCCAGAAACCCCAGCCAGAGTCCCCTTTGGTGGTGGAACAGACTGTGACACCAGCTGTGCCAAGAAGCCTCCCTGCTTTCCCATCCAG ATCCCACCCAACGACCCCCGAATCACCAACAGGAGGGATTGCCTCCCTTTCTTCCGCTCAGCTGCCGCCTGCGCGCGGGGCAGGGTGGTGCGGGAGCAGATCAACGCGCTGACCTCGTTCCTGGACGGCAGCGTCGTGTACGGCAGCGAGGTGGCCGTGGCCGAGCGGCTGCGGGACcggagcagccagaggggccTCCTGGCTGTCAACCACAACTTCACGGACAGGGGCAGGGCGTACATGCCTTTTGGTCCAATGAGGAAGGAGCCCTGCCTCAAGGCCAGCGGGGCAGCTCGAATCCCTTGTTTTCTTGCAG GTGACACCCGTGCCAGTGAGATGCTGGAGCTGGCCTGCATGCACACACTCTTTGTGCGGGAGCACAACCGCCTGGCTGGAAAGCTGAGGCGCCTCAATCCTCACTGGAATGATGAGAGGCTCTACCAGGAGGCACGAAAGATCCTGGGAGCCATGATCCAG ATCATAACCTACAGGGACTACCTGCCTCTCCTGTTGGGATGCAGGTTCCACAGGCTCATTCCTCGCTACCGGGGCTACAACGAGTCTGTGGATTCTCGGATATCCAATGTCTTCACCTTGGCTTTTCGCTTTGCTCATGCCTCAGTCCCTCCAACCGTTGGCCGCTTAGATGAATATTACAGACCCATaactcctgaaattcagctcaGAACCTCCTTCTTTGCTGTCTGGAGAATCATTCAAGAAG GTGGGATTGATCCCTATCTCCGGAGCCTCATGGCCAACCAGGCCAAGCTGATGACGCAGCAGCAAATGGTGGTGGGGGAGCTCCGGGACCGGCTCTTTGAGCAGGTTGAAAGGATTGGGTTTGATTTAGCTGCACTCAACATGCAGCGCAGCCGAGATCATGGCCTTCCAG GTTACAACTCCTGGAGAAAATTCTGTGGGCTCTCGCAGCCCTCTGGAGTGAAGTCACTTGGGCGTGTGTTGAGGAATCGGAACCTGGCAAGGAAATTCCTGAAGCTCTATGGGACACCGAAGAATATTGACATCTGGATtggggcccttgcagagcccttTGTGACAGGAGGCCGAGTGGGGCCTCTCATGGCCTGTCTCATTGGCACCCAGTTCAGGAACATTCGTGATGGAGACAG gTTTTGGTGGCAGAACCCTGGGGTTTTCACTCCTCGCCAGCGCTGTTCACTGGCCAAAATCTCCTTGTCACGAATAATATGTGACAATACCCACATCACTAAAGTATCAAGGAATATCTTCCAGGCTAACAGATACCCCCATGGCTTTGTGAGCTGCAGTCAGATCCCAAAGCTGGACCTCAGACCCTGGAAGTCAAAGAGCACCGAGGAGCAAG AAAAAGATTCTGGTGACTTTAAATGCTGA
- the LOC135283621 gene encoding eosinophil peroxidase-like isoform X3, producing the protein MPPTSAHGSDLLTPAQVEVIFKATGCDQQDKKINCPSSSYRTITGECNNRRNPSLGASNRALARWLPAEYEDGVSVPRGWTEGKRFSGFPLPLVRQVSNEIVRFPPEQLRMDQQRSLMFMQWGQFIDHDLDFSPETPARVPFGGGTDCDTSCAKKPPCFPIQIPPNDPRITNRRDCLPFFRSAAACARGRVVREQINALTSFLDGSVVYGSEVAVAERLRDRSSQRGLLAVNHNFTDRGRAYMPFGPMRKEPCLKASGAARIPCFLAGDTRASEMLELACMHTLFVREHNRLAGKLRRLNPHWNDERLYQEARKILGAMIQIITYRDYLPLLLGCRFHRLIPRYRGYNESVDSRISNVFTLAFRFAHASVPPTVGRLDEYYRPITPEIQLRTSFFAVWRIIQEGGIDPYLRSLMANQAKLMTQQQMVVGELRDRLFEQVERIGFDLAALNMQRSRDHGLPGYNSWRKFCGLSQPSGVKSLGRVLRNRNLARKFLKLYGTPKNIDIWIGALAEPFVTGGRVGPLMACLIGTQFRNIRDGDRFWWQNPGVFTPRQRCSLAKISLSRIICDNTHITKVSRNIFQANRYPHGFVSCSQIPKLDLRPWKSKSTEEQEKDSGDFKC; encoded by the exons ATGCCGCCTACAAGCGCACACGGGAGCG ACTTGCTGACTCCAGCTCAGGTGGAGGTGATTTTCAAGGCCACTGGATGTGACCAGCaggataagaaaataaattgtcCATCTTCTAGCTACAGAACCATTACTGGAGAGTGCAACAACAG GAGGAATCCATCCCTAGGAGCTTCCAACAGAGCCCTGGCCAGGTGGCTGCCAGCAGAGTATGAGGATGGTGTGTCCGTGCCCCGTGGGTGGACAGAAGGAAAGCGTTTCTCTGGATTTCCCCTTCCACTG GTCCGACAAGTGTCCAACGAGATCGTCCGCTTCCCCCCGGAGCAGCTGCGGATGGACCAGCAGAGATCCCTCATGTTCATGCAGTGGGGCCAGTTTATTGACCACGACCTGGATTTCAGCCCAGAAACCCCAGCCAGAGTCCCCTTTGGTGGTGGAACAGACTGTGACACCAGCTGTGCCAAGAAGCCTCCCTGCTTTCCCATCCAG ATCCCACCCAACGACCCCCGAATCACCAACAGGAGGGATTGCCTCCCTTTCTTCCGCTCAGCTGCCGCCTGCGCGCGGGGCAGGGTGGTGCGGGAGCAGATCAACGCGCTGACCTCGTTCCTGGACGGCAGCGTCGTGTACGGCAGCGAGGTGGCCGTGGCCGAGCGGCTGCGGGACcggagcagccagaggggccTCCTGGCTGTCAACCACAACTTCACGGACAGGGGCAGGGCGTACATGCCTTTTGGTCCAATGAGGAAGGAGCCCTGCCTCAAGGCCAGCGGGGCAGCTCGAATCCCTTGTTTTCTTGCAG GTGACACCCGTGCCAGTGAGATGCTGGAGCTGGCCTGCATGCACACACTCTTTGTGCGGGAGCACAACCGCCTGGCTGGAAAGCTGAGGCGCCTCAATCCTCACTGGAATGATGAGAGGCTCTACCAGGAGGCACGAAAGATCCTGGGAGCCATGATCCAG ATCATAACCTACAGGGACTACCTGCCTCTCCTGTTGGGATGCAGGTTCCACAGGCTCATTCCTCGCTACCGGGGCTACAACGAGTCTGTGGATTCTCGGATATCCAATGTCTTCACCTTGGCTTTTCGCTTTGCTCATGCCTCAGTCCCTCCAACCGTTGGCCGCTTAGATGAATATTACAGACCCATaactcctgaaattcagctcaGAACCTCCTTCTTTGCTGTCTGGAGAATCATTCAAGAAG GTGGGATTGATCCCTATCTCCGGAGCCTCATGGCCAACCAGGCCAAGCTGATGACGCAGCAGCAAATGGTGGTGGGGGAGCTCCGGGACCGGCTCTTTGAGCAGGTTGAAAGGATTGGGTTTGATTTAGCTGCACTCAACATGCAGCGCAGCCGAGATCATGGCCTTCCAG GTTACAACTCCTGGAGAAAATTCTGTGGGCTCTCGCAGCCCTCTGGAGTGAAGTCACTTGGGCGTGTGTTGAGGAATCGGAACCTGGCAAGGAAATTCCTGAAGCTCTATGGGACACCGAAGAATATTGACATCTGGATtggggcccttgcagagcccttTGTGACAGGAGGCCGAGTGGGGCCTCTCATGGCCTGTCTCATTGGCACCCAGTTCAGGAACATTCGTGATGGAGACAG gTTTTGGTGGCAGAACCCTGGGGTTTTCACTCCTCGCCAGCGCTGTTCACTGGCCAAAATCTCCTTGTCACGAATAATATGTGACAATACCCACATCACTAAAGTATCAAGGAATATCTTCCAGGCTAACAGATACCCCCATGGCTTTGTGAGCTGCAGTCAGATCCCAAAGCTGGACCTCAGACCCTGGAAGTCAAAGAGCACCGAGGAGCAAG AAAAAGATTCTGGTGACTTTAAATGCTGA